CAGTGTAATGCACCATTGACACTCACACAAGATggctgtagtttgtgttttgacaCATCCATCATATAATCTCCATAAAGACGACATTGATTGCAGCAGAGTATGTTTCGAAGTGTTTTGTGTCCCTGTGGTGTGGCAAATAGAGTTGGCTGCTGattgtgtatctctgtgtgtctgcaggagtgGTTTGCCGTGTATGTGGAGTTAAACCAGCAGATTGCTGCCTTGCTCAGCgccggggaggaggaggaagtggtggAGCTGAAggctttgcagcagcagctcagtgacgTCTGCTACCGACAGGCGGCTCAGCTGGAGAGTCGCCAGAACGTCCTGCAGGCAGCACAGGGCTTCCACAGCACCACACAGGAGGTAACACTTTCTCTCTGGACCTGACTTCATCAGTTCTCTAACCTTACTGTAATCTACATTTTTGTGTATCTAGCACAGGAATGGGTTTATGATGTGTTTAGCCGCCCTTAAAAGAAAGCCAGAGAAAAATTGTTGAAGTTATCAAACTAAAAAACGAAAACCAAAATGTTGCAGGATGAAGCTGAATGTGTgcaaatggagagaaaaaagaaagagcatttgatgtgtctgtgtcaacAGCTCTCTCAGCAGCTGGATGGCCTACTGGGCATGCTCTGTGCTGATGTGGCTCCAGCAGACGGAGCTTCCATTCAGCAAAACCTCAAACTTCTGGAGGAAAAGCTGCAAACAGTCGGTTCGTGCTCTGAATAAGAATATTGTGAATTTTTCTCCAAatcactgatgttttcacattcCTGTGAATTAGTTGCATATGTATCAACACTTTTCATACCTGTGGCAGAGCAGTGATGCATCAACTGCTTAAAGTTCCCCTGTGACATTAACCTCCTCCCTGCCTCATGTAGAGGCAGGTCTTTCTTCTCTGCGTCAGAAGGGGGGGGTGTTGCTGGAGCAGATGTGCAGCCAGCCACCATGGATGCTGGAGGAAACCGAGAGTCCCGCTGGAGAACAGCAGGACAACATTCAGCAAATCCAGGCTGTGATGGAGGAGATGCAGCTCCGCAAGCAgaggtgacttttttttgtgtgcgtgtttgggACTCTAGTTTGTTTGGTTATATTGTAAGTTTGGAGATTTAAAGAGACGGTTTCTTTTACAGGTGTGAGGACATGGTGGATGTGAGGAGACTGAAGATGCTCCAGATGGTCCAGCTGTTCAAGTGTGAAGAAGATGCCTTAcaggtcagacacacaacaacaataaaacatgtgCATATGCACATGTAGCTCCTGTACTgatgatctgtgtgtgtgttcaggcagTAGAGTGGCTTGGAGAACTTTTGGATGCCCTCCTGAAGACCCATGTCAGACTGGGCGATGACTCTCAAGAGACCAGGACCATGTtggacaaacacagaaagtttGTAGATGTCGCTCAGGTGAGACACATCcagactgcagtttgtcagtttatttcattaATGCAACAAAATTGATTACTGCAGCTTTGATTTGTAGTTTACTATAACTATATTTAAAAtctgtctccttcctgtctCATTTCAGAGCACCTATGATTACGGACGTCAGCTTCTGCAGGCGACTGTcgtcctctgtcagtctctgcgCTGTACGACACGCTCGTCCGGAGACACACTACCGAGACTCAACCGAGTCTGGAAACAGTTCAGTGTCAGCGCTGAGGAGAGACAACAGAGACTAGAGCTGGCTCTGAAATTCCACACCTCCGCTGAGAGGGTAAGACAGGCTGAGCGAGAGAAAGGGCTCTCACTGTATTACTTCTCAGGTGTCAGAACAGCTGACTGGAGCTTGACCTGTGTGTCAGCAGGTCAGCAAACACTAAGTAGGAAATAAATCTGTTACGACAAGTGCATGTGACCAGTCATGTTTAGTCAGCTTGTGGAACTCGACATCTCACACGCTATTGCACCTCATGCAGCCATGCAAACACTGAATATGTCTCTCctctgtattatttatttatttattttcaggtgTTGCAGCAGGAATGTGTCGAGGCAGAGTCTCTGGATGAAGTCGACTCTTCTGGAAAAACTTTGTTGGACCGACTGACATTGCCTGTTATCTTCCCTGATGggtacaaacatacacacacaagaggACTTTGCATTGGCTGATATTTTTTGAAGATTTACCCTTGACTTGCCATGCTAATAAAGCAATACTGTTTTAAGTTGATATGGGAAAATTAGCCGCTGCCTCTAGACGTATCAATAGTTGACTCTCTGGTTGTAAAAGTTCATTAATCCCTTTCTTTTATCAATCTCctcctgactgactgaaataCCAGCAGATTTCAAACTGTCTGCCCTCCCTTTGGTACTGACCAGCTACCGTCCAATGGGATATAAACAGCTGCAGTGGCtgagaatgaacaaaaacagtAAAGTTCTTGCTGAAAACAATCTCGTAAGATCCCGTAAAGAGCTGCAAATTGAtaactctctctttctgccttgGTTTATAGCCATAAATAACACCTTTTGTGTTAAATTTGGAATTTGTATCCATAAATACTACATGACTAAGCTTTACCAAAAATAATCTCACATCTAAAAACTTGATGTTAATCTTAATCACACATAATGCAAGTTactaatttaaaatgttatttcaggAGTGAGCAGTTCTTTGGGAGTCCCAgcgacacagcagcagcagcagagggtgTCAGAGAGCGCCTCCTGCTGGTGGAGGAGCGgcggctgcagctgcaggaggcGAGGCTTCATAATGaccatgaggaggaggaggcggaggaggaggaggaggaggaggaggtgctaAATGGGCAGGAGGCACGGCTAGATGTGATAGGAGAGGAACTCAGTGAGAaagaagaacaggaagaagaagaggaggaggaggagcaggtggtGGGGCAGCAAGATGAAGAGATAGAGAAGGCTACACAGGACTGCTAATGGACAGTGTTGACCCAAGCAGCCTTAATGAAGCTTGTTAATGAAGGGCTGCAGATCACTTTCCACCAAGACCTGCGATATGTCGCCTCCTGAGCCATGAAACCCTCGATTAGTTGCATCTTTCTAGCTGCAGCAGTAGGTTGTTCTTACTGTTGAGGGTTCTCAACATCAGATGACGTTTCCCATCAGCTGCATTGCTTTCCATTTCTTCTAGAGGCTGAACATCCTTCTCTATCGTGCTTTCATGCCTTTCAGCTGAAACTGAACATTTTATCACCGTTTGCCCTGGAAGAACAGCAACCTTTAACTTTTTCTGCCGTTAAGCAATCCCGTGGATTTCTTTCCAAACTGGACCTGTGGGATCAAAAATGTAACATATTGGACTTATTTACTGGAATAATTAATACCCATGACTCCGGATGCTACATTGATGATGATCAACTGCAAAATAACATGTTTGGATCAGAAAAATACACCTAACAAGGCCGCCTTCCTCCCAGCATGCCACTTGCTGCCCTCAGCAGGCGGAGCTTCCATGGTGCTAACATGGCTACTAAAGTTTCTGTCTGTGCCGCCTCAGACTTCCTCCCATTTCTTGCTTCATTACCTCCTTTTATTTGCTTCTAACAAAAGAATGAGCTCGATGGCCAGTCCGGGGACTCACAGGGCGGCACTACATCATATCAGGTGTGCAGTGACCTGAATGTGTGCTGTACTTTTCACCTACAGACAATGTCAGGTGACTGACTGTTGGAGCTTTCACTGTGGTGGATCTGAAGCAGATACAGATatgctaaaaaacaaaacaaaaaaaataaatctgctttcATCAAGAAAACTCCAGGATCAAAGACTGTAGCAATTAGAGAAGAGAAAGCAACTTCAAGTCccaaagagcaaaacaaaaagacatctgTTCAgcttaaagtaaaaacattatGTAATTTATAAAATCCCCCTAAATGACACCTGTTTGACCTGATGTCATTCACCTGTTGGTGTCATATATTTGAACTTGAATGAATATGTGTGGGTATTCATTGGGTACAGTATAGTGTTGTCTTTGACATTTTACAGGATAATGCACTCTTTAGCTGTAAAAACATTGATACCCAAATGTCCAGCTGACTGAAATTACATTTGCTGCACTTACAAATCATGTGCACAAATTAATTTTGAGCTGTCTTTTAGTGAAAAATGACTTGACCAAAAATTCACAATTTGTAAACATTGACCAAAGAAAGATGAGTTGAATTTATGAAGTGAGTTTTATTTAGAGTCTGActtgtccttgttttttttgttgaatg
This portion of the Echeneis naucrates chromosome 21, fEcheNa1.1, whole genome shotgun sequence genome encodes:
- the sestd1 gene encoding SEC14 domain and spectrin repeat-containing protein 1; the encoded protein is MSNVTMEATTILPILKKKLAFLSGGKDRRSGLILTIPLSSDQTSMEELSATLDYLLSIPSEKCKARGFTVIVDGRKSQWNIVKTVVLMLQNVIPAEVSLVCVVKPDEFWDKKVTHFCFWKEKDRLGFEVILVSANKLTRYIEPCQLTDDFGGSLDYDHNDWLNKRLVFEKFTKESTSLLDELSIINDSDKSSAVDKDKSADCALLPSFDPETVLQTGHELLSELQQRRFNGSEGGGGGGGVQGGPAWCPMEEELLAQPQVMKLLDSLREQYTRYQELCRQRNKRTQLDEIHTKVMQVVTWLQGPGSELLKTHQAIGDSMRAAQALQQKHEEIESQHSEWFAVYVELNQQIAALLSAGEEEEVVELKALQQQLSDVCYRQAAQLESRQNVLQAAQGFHSTTQELSQQLDGLLGMLCADVAPADGASIQQNLKLLEEKLQTVEAGLSSLRQKGGVLLEQMCSQPPWMLEETESPAGEQQDNIQQIQAVMEEMQLRKQRCEDMVDVRRLKMLQMVQLFKCEEDALQAVEWLGELLDALLKTHVRLGDDSQETRTMLDKHRKFVDVAQSTYDYGRQLLQATVVLCQSLRCTTRSSGDTLPRLNRVWKQFSVSAEERQQRLELALKFHTSAERVLQQECVEAESLDEVDSSGKTLLDRLTLPVIFPDGSEQFFGSPSDTAAAAEGVRERLLLVEERRLQLQEARLHNDHEEEEAEEEEEEEEVLNGQEARLDVIGEELSEKEEQEEEEEEEEQVVGQQDEEIEKATQDC